A part of Tardiphaga sp. vice304 genomic DNA contains:
- a CDS encoding helix-turn-helix domain-containing protein has protein sequence MRSTDMLSVSLLERTELPMDTSQISLPPLLCEERAARFLSISKRTLQAWRVAGTGPLFIRMGRAIRYCQTDLVEWMNSKRCSR, from the coding sequence ATGCGCTCGACCGACATGCTGTCCGTCTCACTGCTCGAGCGCACGGAGCTACCGATGGATACGTCTCAGATTAGTTTGCCCCCGCTGTTGTGCGAGGAGCGAGCGGCTCGCTTTTTGTCGATTTCGAAGCGAACGCTCCAGGCCTGGCGAGTGGCCGGCACGGGCCCACTCTTCATCAGGATGGGACGAGCAATCCGCTATTGCCAGACCGATCTGGTGGAATGGATGAATTCCAAGCGGTGCAGCCGGTGA
- a CDS encoding acetate--CoA ligase family protein: MTTADAPILAPRLTPYARDDLRRLIAPRSVAIVGASDRKGSFGNRAMENLQSFDGPVHLVNARATSVAGRPCFPSVQAIGEVPDCVFVAVPREMVESVVQDCASAGVGGVVIVASGLAETAKPDRVAEQSRIVALARGANMRLVGPNTIGLLNYDIGAGLTFSAMPARRPLLPHAIGIVSQSGSLGFSLAQAAELGVAVSHVLTAGNSADVDVADYVAYLAKDPACKAIVCVFEGMAHPQRMDHALRLAWSVNKPVIMYKMATGNEGARAAMSHTGSLAGSNEAYAAMFARAGVIQVDRLEYLIETAAFFAKAPPPKADGVAVIATSGGATIMAADKAELHGIPLPQPAAHARELLATHVPDFGSPRNPCDVTAQLMNDMDALDTCVDALMADGQFGAMVTSHAYAYESATSRLPVFGRAAAKHGKIVCNVWAPAWLGGPGTIETHRDSNLALFIGMDRCFATLAAWQQRERLRHMVPDKQAARCSPPEAAGRAAEILNATAEAALTESQSKRIAAAYGIPVVEEAVVATADDAVVAADRLGYPVVLKIESPDIMHKTEAGVVSLSVQNAQDVRDAGRLLFERARAIVPTPRINGLLVQPMIPKGVEVMVGVRNDPLFGPLVLVGLGGILVELLKDVAIAIAPVSAAEARRMVIGLKGAALLTGFRGSAAIDIDALSEIVARVSELADDHRVTIAEMDFNPLICGANRITTVDALIVKRPTE; encoded by the coding sequence ATGACCACAGCAGACGCTCCGATTCTGGCCCCGCGCCTGACGCCCTATGCCCGGGATGATCTCAGACGATTGATCGCTCCGCGCAGCGTCGCCATTGTCGGCGCCTCCGACCGCAAAGGTTCATTCGGCAATCGCGCGATGGAGAACTTGCAGAGCTTCGATGGCCCGGTGCATCTAGTGAATGCGCGCGCCACGTCCGTGGCAGGCCGCCCTTGTTTCCCATCGGTACAGGCCATCGGCGAAGTGCCCGACTGCGTGTTTGTCGCCGTGCCCCGGGAGATGGTCGAGAGCGTGGTGCAGGATTGCGCGAGCGCAGGCGTCGGCGGGGTCGTGATCGTCGCGTCCGGCCTCGCCGAAACGGCAAAGCCCGATCGCGTGGCCGAGCAGAGTCGAATCGTCGCCCTCGCGCGTGGCGCGAATATGCGCCTCGTCGGCCCCAACACGATCGGCCTTCTCAACTACGACATCGGTGCCGGCCTGACGTTCTCGGCCATGCCCGCACGCCGCCCGCTTTTGCCGCATGCCATCGGCATTGTCAGCCAGTCAGGGTCCCTCGGCTTCTCGCTGGCACAGGCAGCCGAGCTTGGCGTCGCGGTCAGTCATGTCCTGACCGCCGGAAACTCGGCCGATGTCGACGTCGCCGACTATGTCGCCTACCTCGCAAAAGATCCTGCGTGTAAGGCGATCGTCTGCGTATTCGAAGGCATGGCACATCCACAGCGCATGGATCATGCCCTGCGACTTGCGTGGTCTGTCAACAAGCCGGTCATCATGTACAAGATGGCCACTGGTAACGAAGGCGCGCGCGCGGCGATGTCGCATACCGGCTCGCTCGCGGGATCGAACGAAGCCTATGCCGCAATGTTCGCGCGCGCCGGGGTCATCCAGGTCGATCGGCTCGAATATCTGATCGAGACCGCCGCGTTCTTCGCGAAGGCGCCGCCTCCCAAAGCGGATGGCGTTGCCGTGATCGCGACCTCTGGGGGCGCCACTATAATGGCGGCAGACAAGGCCGAACTGCACGGCATTCCGTTGCCACAACCTGCTGCCCACGCACGCGAGCTGCTGGCGACCCACGTGCCGGACTTCGGTTCGCCACGAAATCCCTGCGACGTTACCGCGCAACTGATGAACGACATGGACGCGCTGGATACCTGTGTTGATGCTTTGATGGCTGACGGGCAATTCGGCGCGATGGTGACGTCGCACGCTTATGCCTATGAATCCGCCACCTCCCGGCTCCCCGTCTTCGGTCGCGCCGCCGCCAAACATGGCAAGATCGTTTGTAACGTCTGGGCGCCGGCTTGGCTTGGCGGCCCGGGTACGATCGAAACCCATCGAGACAGCAATCTTGCGTTGTTCATTGGCATGGATCGCTGCTTTGCCACCCTGGCTGCTTGGCAGCAGCGCGAACGCTTGCGTCACATGGTGCCCGACAAGCAGGCCGCACGGTGCTCCCCACCGGAAGCTGCAGGACGCGCAGCCGAGATCCTGAACGCCACCGCCGAGGCGGCATTGACCGAAAGCCAGAGCAAGCGCATCGCCGCCGCTTACGGCATTCCCGTGGTCGAAGAGGCTGTGGTGGCGACCGCCGATGATGCTGTGGTCGCAGCCGATCGTCTGGGATATCCCGTCGTGCTCAAGATCGAGAGCCCGGACATAATGCACAAGACGGAAGCCGGCGTGGTCAGCCTCAGCGTGCAGAATGCGCAGGATGTCCGCGATGCTGGGCGTCTTCTGTTCGAACGCGCGCGCGCCATCGTTCCGACACCGCGCATCAACGGACTGCTGGTCCAACCGATGATTCCTAAGGGCGTGGAGGTCATGGTCGGCGTGCGCAACGATCCGCTGTTCGGCCCGTTGGTGTTGGTCGGACTGGGAGGAATTCTAGTCGAACTGCTGAAAGACGTCGCCATTGCAATCGCTCCTGTCTCAGCCGCAGAGGCGCGACGCATGGTTATCGGTCTGAAGGGCGCAGCATTGCTGACCGGCTTTCGCGGCAGCGCGGCGATCGATATCGATGCGCTCAGCGAGATTGTGGCGCGCGTGTCGGAACTCGCCGACGATCACCGCGTGACAATTGCGGAAATGGATTTCAACCCGTTGATCTGTGGCGCGAACCGTATCACCACGGTTGATGCGCTTATTGTGAAAAGACCAACCGAATAG
- a CDS encoding DUF262 domain-containing protein yields the protein MKVDEGKYSIAELVDWYQTKTLVPNKEYQRGSGLWPPSAKSYFIDTILKEFPFPKVYFHERLDLRTRKPMREIVDGQQRISTIAEFAANGFELGTNAEGLKGKRFEDLTEEQQDAFFSYTVSVDVIRNASRAEILSMFRRMNAYTLPLNGPEKRHSEFFGEFKDWVNTALDRYGKALIDWKILTSRQVIRMADAEFVADLALAIEEGIVSTSPAKLRDLYKRYDVFFTARDEMDNKISAAFDVILSDFSELQGTFLTRPHVFHSLICALIHRRYGLPGAEQMIGVKCAGNFYSDRESALGALKMLAAAYEEKDLDGSLRNFVRSASEGGNRTAQRAERIRYFCEALEGRVE from the coding sequence ATGAAGGTCGACGAGGGAAAATATTCAATCGCCGAGTTGGTCGACTGGTACCAAACGAAAACCTTAGTACCAAACAAGGAATATCAACGTGGGTCGGGCTTATGGCCACCTTCCGCGAAGAGCTATTTCATCGACACAATTCTCAAGGAGTTTCCGTTCCCCAAGGTTTACTTCCATGAGCGGCTAGATTTGCGCACCCGAAAGCCCATGCGTGAGATAGTTGATGGCCAACAGCGGATTAGTACAATCGCGGAATTTGCTGCCAACGGGTTCGAACTCGGCACAAATGCGGAAGGCTTAAAGGGCAAGCGCTTTGAAGACCTGACGGAAGAGCAGCAGGATGCGTTTTTCTCATACACCGTGTCAGTCGACGTAATACGGAACGCCAGTCGTGCCGAAATTCTTTCAATGTTTCGCCGCATGAACGCCTATACGCTCCCGCTCAATGGCCCGGAAAAACGACATAGTGAATTTTTTGGCGAATTCAAAGATTGGGTGAATACAGCACTAGACAGATACGGAAAGGCTTTGATTGATTGGAAAATTCTGACCAGCAGACAAGTTATCCGTATGGCAGACGCGGAGTTTGTTGCTGACTTAGCCCTCGCGATTGAAGAAGGGATTGTCAGCACGAGCCCGGCAAAGCTTAGAGATCTTTATAAGCGCTACGACGTGTTCTTCACTGCGCGCGACGAGATGGACAACAAAATCTCGGCCGCGTTCGATGTGATTTTGTCAGACTTTTCCGAATTGCAAGGGACCTTTCTGACGAGGCCTCACGTATTCCACTCGCTTATTTGTGCACTGATCCACCGGCGATATGGGCTGCCCGGAGCAGAGCAGATGATCGGCGTTAAATGTGCAGGGAATTTTTACAGCGATCGCGAAAGTGCGCTTGGAGCGCTAAAAATGCTTGCTGCCGCATATGAGGAGAAGGATCTAGATGGCTCTCTGAGAAACTTTGTACGTTCTGCTTCCGAGGGGGGTAATCGTACGGCGCAACGGGCAGAACGCATTCGCTATTTCTGCGAAGCCCTCGAAGGTCGTGTTGAGTAA
- a CDS encoding recombinase family protein: MTARRSNSAASKFSASSDGIHRSTSRGVAMAPLRKLRCAVYTRKSSEEGLDMEFNSLEAQREACEAYISSQRAEGWTLVPDRYDDGGISGGTLERPALKRLLADIEAGKLDVVLVYKIDRLSRSMLDFLKLVETFDGRDVTFVSITQSFDTRSPMGRLMLNVLLSFGQFEREVTGERIRDKVAASRKKGMWMGGWTPLGYEVQDRKLIIHEADAETVRGIFKRFLVLKSATLLARELVLKGATNRYGHLLDKGVLYKLLNNRVYIGEAVHKGTSYPGEHQAIIDRRLWDQVHALMQASPRKRAAGARAQTPAILKGLLFGPDGAAMSPTHTRKAGKLYRYYISQSVIKRGTDACPLRQVPAAEIERIVIEQIRSLLLSPEVIVATWRAAHQADKGVSEHDVRSALVEFEPLWAELFPAEQARIIELLVERVDISPTGIDLRLRVDGLTSLCNDLRGVTVQQQEAA; the protein is encoded by the coding sequence ATGACCGCTCGCCGTAGCAACTCCGCCGCGTCGAAATTTTCAGCCAGCAGTGATGGCATTCACCGGTCGACGAGCCGCGGCGTTGCCATGGCACCGCTCCGGAAACTGCGCTGCGCGGTCTATACCCGCAAATCCAGCGAGGAGGGCCTCGATATGGAATTTAACTCGCTGGAAGCCCAACGCGAGGCCTGCGAGGCCTACATCTCTAGCCAGCGCGCCGAGGGCTGGACGCTAGTCCCAGACCGCTATGACGATGGTGGAATATCCGGCGGCACCCTGGAGCGGCCTGCGCTGAAGCGGCTGCTTGCCGACATCGAAGCCGGCAAGCTGGATGTGGTCCTGGTCTACAAGATCGACCGGCTTTCCCGATCCATGCTGGATTTCCTCAAGCTGGTCGAAACCTTCGACGGCCGGGATGTCACCTTCGTCTCCATCACCCAATCATTCGACACCCGCAGCCCAATGGGCCGGCTAATGCTCAACGTGCTGCTGTCGTTTGGCCAGTTTGAGCGCGAGGTCACGGGCGAGCGGATCCGCGACAAGGTCGCCGCCTCCCGCAAGAAGGGCATGTGGATGGGTGGCTGGACGCCGCTCGGCTACGAGGTCCAGGACCGCAAGCTGATTATTCACGAAGCAGATGCCGAAACCGTGCGAGGCATCTTCAAGCGCTTCCTGGTTCTGAAGTCCGCAACCCTGCTAGCGCGGGAGCTGGTCCTGAAGGGGGCCACCAATCGATACGGCCACCTTCTGGATAAAGGCGTGCTCTACAAGCTGCTGAACAACCGGGTCTACATTGGCGAGGCCGTCCACAAGGGCACGTCCTACCCCGGCGAGCACCAGGCGATCATCGACCGCAGACTCTGGGATCAGGTCCACGCCCTCATGCAGGCCAGCCCCCGCAAACGGGCGGCCGGCGCCAGGGCGCAGACCCCGGCAATCCTGAAGGGGCTGCTGTTCGGTCCAGACGGTGCTGCGATGTCGCCGACCCACACCCGGAAAGCCGGCAAGCTCTATCGATATTACATCAGCCAGAGCGTCATCAAGCGCGGAACGGACGCCTGTCCGCTTCGCCAGGTGCCAGCAGCCGAGATCGAGCGCATCGTCATTGAGCAAATCCGGTCGCTGCTGCTGTCACCGGAGGTCATTGTCGCCACCTGGCGCGCAGCACACCAGGCCGACAAGGGGGTCAGCGAGCATGACGTCCGCAGCGCACTGGTCGAATTCGAACCACTCTGGGCCGAGCTGTTCCCCGCCGAGCAGGCCCGCATCATCGAGCTGCTGGTCGAGCGGGTCGACATCAGCCCCACCGGCATCGACCTCCGCCTTCGGGTCGATGGTCTGACGTCTCTCTGCAACGATCTCCGCGGCGTCACTGTCCAGCAGCAAGAGGCCGCATGA
- a CDS encoding tyrosine-type recombinase/integrase — protein MGTLTVLKVKNAKLGRYGDGEKLYLEVSTSLAKKWLLRFRLNGRDREMGLGSASVISVSEARDRAATARRKIANGIDPIDDRRKSGRVPTFGAFAEEVIASREQGFRNPKHRQQWRNTLRTYAISIWDKPVNAVTTDHIQSILAPIWLTKAETASRVRGRLQKILDAAKSRGYREGDNPADWKGNLDHLLADQSTVVRRHHAAMDYEKVPAFCRQLESVGGTAAIALKFGILTAARTEEVRGAVWSEINWDNKTWDRPAERMKTKQFHQVTLSEQALEILNHQRVGQINKFVFPGSKTDRPISSLETPLDRLKVTDATVHGFRSSFRDWVGDKTEYPSDLAELCLSHILGNKTERAYRRKTAVERRRQLMQDWADYCQSANSPPVGQA, from the coding sequence ATGGGCACATTGACTGTTTTAAAGGTGAAGAACGCCAAGCTTGGCCGCTATGGCGATGGCGAGAAGCTTTACTTGGAGGTTTCAACATCCCTCGCCAAAAAGTGGCTACTGCGCTTCCGCTTGAACGGCAGGGATCGAGAAATGGGCCTGGGGAGTGCCAGCGTCATTTCGGTCTCTGAGGCCAGAGACCGTGCTGCAACCGCCCGACGCAAAATTGCGAACGGAATCGACCCGATTGATGACCGTCGAAAATCCGGCCGGGTACCGACCTTTGGTGCCTTCGCAGAGGAGGTCATAGCGTCTCGTGAGCAGGGCTTCCGCAACCCAAAGCACCGCCAGCAATGGAGGAACACCCTTCGGACCTATGCAATCAGTATCTGGGATAAGCCCGTAAATGCGGTCACCACGGATCACATCCAGAGCATTCTTGCTCCTATCTGGCTCACGAAGGCCGAGACGGCTTCAAGGGTTCGAGGACGCCTCCAGAAGATTCTCGATGCTGCGAAGTCCAGAGGTTATCGGGAAGGTGACAATCCGGCTGACTGGAAAGGAAACTTAGATCACCTTTTGGCAGATCAATCCACGGTAGTAAGGCGTCATCATGCAGCGATGGACTATGAAAAAGTCCCTGCCTTTTGTCGGCAACTCGAATCAGTGGGTGGTACAGCAGCGATTGCCCTGAAATTCGGCATCCTAACTGCGGCACGTACGGAGGAGGTGCGAGGTGCCGTATGGTCTGAGATCAACTGGGACAACAAAACCTGGGATCGACCTGCCGAGCGCATGAAAACAAAACAATTCCATCAGGTAACGCTTTCCGAACAAGCATTGGAGATTTTGAACCATCAACGTGTTGGACAGATCAACAAATTCGTTTTTCCTGGAAGCAAAACAGACCGGCCAATCTCAAGTCTGGAAACTCCGCTCGATAGGCTTAAAGTGACAGACGCAACCGTCCACGGTTTCAGATCGTCATTTCGTGATTGGGTCGGCGATAAGACTGAGTATCCTTCCGACCTTGCTGAACTGTGTCTGTCGCACATTTTAGGCAACAAGACAGAGAGAGCCTACCGGCGAAAAACGGCCGTCGAGAGAAGGCGGCAGCTAATGCAAGATTGGGCGGACTACTGTCAATCTGCGAATTCCCCTCCGGTTGGTCAGGCTTAG
- a CDS encoding DUF2924 domain-containing protein produces the protein MNDTVLSQLAALKGASAPVLKAKWRELFESEPPQYNRRFLESRLAYRIQELAYGGLARETLDRLRAMAKQYDAKTVAERKARPVHRPIAGTQLIREWQGVSHCVTVRIEDFEYLGRPYKSLSSVAQEITGTKWNGWVFFGLKNYQVKA, from the coding sequence GTGAATGACACGGTTTTAAGCCAATTAGCCGCCCTGAAGGGCGCATCTGCCCCCGTTTTGAAGGCAAAGTGGCGGGAGCTGTTCGAGAGCGAACCGCCCCAATATAACCGGCGCTTTCTGGAGAGCCGGCTGGCCTACCGCATCCAGGAGCTGGCCTACGGCGGCCTTGCCCGCGAGACCCTCGACCGGCTCCGCGCCATGGCCAAGCAATATGACGCCAAGACGGTTGCTGAACGAAAAGCCCGACCGGTCCACCGGCCGATTGCCGGCACCCAACTGATCCGCGAGTGGCAGGGCGTCTCGCATTGCGTGACGGTTCGGATCGAGGACTTCGAATATCTCGGACGACCGTACAAGTCGCTGTCGTCCGTCGCCCAGGAAATCACCGGCACCAAGTGGAATGGCTGGGTGTTCTTCGGCCTCAAGAATTACCAGGTAAAAGCATGA
- a CDS encoding helix-turn-helix domain-containing protein, with product MLLLAIATYADENGFCWPAQETLAKDTEMSVDTVQRQLKILENQKTLTREHMPKRRGQWRGYCYRLNMGSNVMVAAPKPEKPSARMRPAHTASSTETEPHSLRHKPSMEPSPETSMGHTSTGIVRRQAAFQRKYEGIEIVQHRVASRIGSDGWLILGEMSDSELARVSGLERHGELDDEKLAEAVLRVRVTKRPT from the coding sequence GTGCTCTTGCTGGCAATCGCCACCTACGCCGACGAAAACGGGTTTTGCTGGCCGGCTCAGGAGACGCTCGCCAAGGACACCGAGATGTCCGTCGATACTGTTCAGCGTCAGCTCAAGATCCTTGAGAACCAGAAAACCCTCACGCGCGAACATATGCCAAAACGACGCGGCCAGTGGCGTGGTTACTGCTATCGCCTGAATATGGGCTCAAACGTGATGGTCGCCGCGCCAAAACCTGAGAAACCGTCGGCACGAATGCGGCCCGCCCACACCGCATCGAGCACTGAGACCGAGCCGCATAGCTTGCGGCATAAACCTTCAATGGAACCTTCACCTGAAACTTCAATGGGACACACATCCACGGGAATTGTCAGGCGGCAGGCTGCCTTTCAAAGGAAATACGAAGGAATCGAGATCGTTCAGCATCGCGTCGCGTCACGCATTGGAAGCGATGGCTGGCTTATCTTGGGTGAGATGAGCGACAGCGAGCTTGCTCGGGTGTCCGGGCTTGAGCGCCATGGCGAGTTGGACGATGAGAAACTAGCGGAAGCTGTTCTCAGAGTCCGGGTGACGAAGCGGCCAACATGA